A window of Argopecten irradians isolate NY chromosome 1, Ai_NY, whole genome shotgun sequence contains these coding sequences:
- the LOC138325943 gene encoding sodium/potassium-transporting ATPase subunit beta-like, with protein sequence MESKYDRVAYPENVYLHSDGEMEDFGTGVYPVSVISRKPFHDDSINFGCCKVRRKFSTLLIIIAVILLLLVITISIGIHAAVSHQQQLQSENGTPACSSGKNPNAKDFGLLVQPMLDNAGSAICFQPYKPETYLEYLNSLDYYTHVYSAIPQQGDDYVDCKNATAKEGQKCQFDIRKFGSLCTHGKNYGYDQGRPCVLLTLEMPKGIVPEAFGKEDAVAKANLQNGEWSADHVAITCDGATPEDKKHIGSTVYTGPNNTTQGPIYISPKEGFPLNFYKGGNSVVPGVMVGFNDLMITKNTFITIKCVAWAKNFNNGDPANSIAYTTTFKFQLS encoded by the exons ATGGAGTCCAAATACGACCGCGTCGCTTATCCAGAAAACGTCTACCTCCACTCAGATGGGGAAATGGAAGATTTCGGAACTGGTGTGTACCCAGTATCTGTCATTTCAAGAAAACCATTTCATGATGACTCGATCAACTTCGGTTGCTGTAAAGTGCGGCGCAAATTCTCAACGCTGTTGATTATCATCGCCGTGATTCTGCTCCTTCTGGTGATCACAATCAGCATTGGGATCCACGCAGCCGTGTCACATCAGCAACAATTACAGTCAGAAAATGGCACTCCAGCGTGTAGCAGCGGCAAAAATCCCAACGCAAAAGACTTTG GTCTACTGGTACAACCTATGTTAGATAATGCTGGATCAGCCATCTGTTTTCAGCCATACAAACCAGAAACTTATTTGGAATATCTAAACAGCTTGGATTACTACACGCACG TTTATAGTGCCATACCCCAGCAAGGCGATGACTATGTAGACTGTAAAAATGCTACTGCAAAGGAAGGCCAGAAATGTCAGTTTGATATCCGCAAGTTTGGCAGCCTTTGCACACATGGAAAAAACTATGGATATGATCAGGGACGGCCATGCGTACTACTGACTTTGGAGATG CCAAAGGGAATCGTACCAGAGGCGTTTGGTAAAGAGGATGCTGTTGCTAAGGCCAATCTCCAGAATGGAGAGTGGAGTGCAGACCATGTTGCTATCACTTGTGATGGAGCA ACTCCAGAGGACAAAAAGCACATTGGCAGCACTGTCTATACAGGcccaaacaacacaacacaggGTCCAATCTACATCAGTCCAAAGGAGGGATTCCCGCTCAACTtctacaagggaggtaactctgttgttCCAGGAGTGATGGTTGGTTTTAACGATCTGATGATTACGAAAAACACCTTTATCACCATCAAGTGTGTGGCCTGGGCGAAAAACTTCAACAATGGTGACCCAGCCAACTCCATTGCATACACAACAACATTCAAGTTCCAGCTGAGCTGA